Proteins from one Streptomyces sp. NBC_00390 genomic window:
- a CDS encoding dienelactone hydrolase family protein codes for MTEVVLFHHSQGLTPGVAAFADELRAVGHTVHTPDLFDGRTFDSLEEGQGYVEQLGFGEMTERGVRAAELLPQDAVYAGFSLGVLPAQKLAQTRAGARGALLFHACIPVSEFGAAWPDGVPVQVHAKEADPFFAEDIDAARALVSDCADAEMFLYPGDQHLFADNSLPSYDPDAAKLLTQRAIEFLGSR; via the coding sequence ATGACAGAGGTCGTACTGTTCCATCACTCGCAGGGACTGACGCCCGGAGTCGCCGCTTTCGCCGACGAACTCCGCGCGGTCGGCCACACCGTCCACACGCCCGACCTCTTCGACGGACGCACCTTCGACTCCCTGGAAGAGGGCCAGGGCTACGTCGAGCAGCTCGGCTTCGGCGAGATGACCGAGCGCGGCGTCCGCGCGGCCGAACTCCTGCCGCAGGACGCCGTTTACGCTGGCTTCTCACTCGGTGTGCTGCCCGCCCAGAAGCTGGCGCAGACGCGGGCGGGCGCGCGGGGCGCGCTCCTGTTCCACGCCTGCATCCCCGTGTCGGAGTTCGGCGCGGCATGGCCTGACGGCGTGCCGGTGCAGGTGCATGCGAAGGAAGCCGATCCGTTCTTCGCCGAGGACATCGACGCCGCCCGCGCGCTCGTCTCCGACTGCGCTGATGCGGAGATGTTCCTGTACCCCGGAGACCAGCACCTGTTCGCGGACAATTCGCTGCCGTCCTACGACCCGGACGCTGCCAAGCTCCTGACCCAGCGGGCGATCGAGTTCCTCGGCTCGCGCTAG
- a CDS encoding ArsR/SmtB family transcription factor, with protein sequence MSNSPRLPDYDLSDVTDVTAPAQLRALANPLRNAVLELLLERAATVSELAAALGRPKSTVAHHVSVLVDAQLLKVVRTRRVRAIDERYYGRTARIFRVGTVSPTDGAEGPYCNNDLATAAAESASAHQADQLSSIVRHVRIPREQAREFWARVLELANDYAQLPRGGDVVYGFAAGLYPTDYPALPEAESAAD encoded by the coding sequence GTGTCGAACAGTCCCCGTCTCCCCGACTACGACCTCTCCGACGTCACAGATGTGACAGCCCCAGCCCAGCTTCGCGCGCTGGCCAACCCACTGCGCAACGCCGTCCTTGAGCTGCTCCTCGAACGCGCCGCGACGGTGAGCGAACTGGCCGCTGCACTCGGCCGCCCCAAGAGCACGGTCGCGCACCACGTGAGCGTCCTGGTGGATGCCCAGTTGCTGAAAGTCGTGCGGACCCGCCGGGTGCGGGCCATTGATGAGCGCTACTACGGCCGCACCGCGCGCATCTTCCGCGTCGGCACGGTCAGCCCCACAGACGGGGCCGAGGGGCCCTACTGCAACAACGATCTCGCCACGGCCGCGGCCGAGTCGGCCTCCGCACATCAGGCGGATCAGCTCTCCTCGATCGTGCGGCATGTGCGGATCCCGCGGGAGCAGGCCCGCGAGTTCTGGGCGCGGGTGCTGGAGCTTGCCAACGACTACGCGCAACTGCCCCGCGGAGGCGATGTGGTGTACGGCTTCGCTGCCGGGCTCTACCCGACCGACTATCCGGCGCTGCCAGAGGCCGAGTCTGCGGCGGACTGA
- a CDS encoding GNAT family N-acetyltransferase, translating into MLIRRETPADLAAVRAVTIASSYKPHEEEPVEVILRDALQKGENWIPALSLMAEGEDGAIIGHALCTWGRIGTARVPNLSLLGVHYDHRRHGFGTALVHATLAAADALDAPMVVVLGDPDFYGRFGFRPSTDFGIVGEEPAWEHLFQIRTLAAYDPSVQGEFIYPEPFGCI; encoded by the coding sequence GTGCTGATCAGACGAGAAACCCCCGCCGACCTGGCCGCTGTCCGTGCGGTGACCATCGCCTCCTCCTACAAACCTCACGAGGAGGAACCTGTGGAGGTGATTCTGCGGGACGCATTGCAAAAGGGAGAAAACTGGATCCCAGCGCTCTCGCTGATGGCCGAGGGCGAGGACGGCGCGATCATCGGCCACGCTCTGTGCACCTGGGGCCGAATCGGTACCGCCCGAGTCCCCAACCTCAGCCTGCTCGGTGTTCACTACGACCATCGCCGCCACGGCTTCGGAACGGCCCTGGTCCACGCCACTCTCGCCGCGGCGGACGCCCTCGACGCCCCGATGGTCGTTGTCCTCGGCGACCCCGACTTCTACGGACGGTTCGGCTTCCGCCCGAGCACTGACTTCGGCATCGTCGGCGAGGAACCGGCCTGGGAGCACCTGTTCCAGATCCGCACCCTGGCCGCCTACGATCCGTCCGTACAAGGCGAATTCATCTACCCCGAACCCTTCGGCTGCATCTGA
- a CDS encoding IS3 family transposase (programmed frameshift), with amino-acid sequence MAMKDYSDEFKADAVGLYASTPGATYKSIAADLGVNRATLREWVLRDRERRGITAAAAKPDAQPREAAPSADPNERVRQLEARVAELEASERKLATERDILRKAAKYFRRDELVRGRFQFVDDHRDIYEVKRLCHVLDVNRSSYYKWLAGAEARAARQHKDRILAEEIREVHGESGGAYGSPRVTAELREKGRRVNEKRVARIMRTFSITGIRLRRRVRTTVPDPAASPVPDLFQRDFTATEPGRKYMGDITYLALAGGEFLYLATVLDCFSRKVVGWSIADHMRTDLVADALRMAASTRGGLDGAVFHSDHGAQYGSRAFAGLCDHLGVTRSMGAVGTSADNAACESFHASLKRETLQGTHDYGDADTCRRTVFAWLTRYNTRRRHSANGHLSPNEYEHRHHTATLTLAA; translated from the exons ATGGCGATGAAGGACTACTCGGACGAGTTCAAGGCCGATGCCGTGGGCCTGTACGCGTCCACACCCGGGGCGACCTACAAGAGCATCGCCGCCGACCTGGGCGTCAACCGGGCCACCCTGCGCGAGTGGGTGCTGCGGGACCGCGAACGCCGTGGCATCACCGCCGCTGCTGCGAAGCCGGACGCCCAACCTCGGGAGGCGGCGCCATCCGCCGATCCGAACGAGCGGGTCCGGCAGCTGGAGGCGCGGGTGGCAGAACTCGAGGCGAGTGAGCGCAAGCTCGCCACCGAGCGGGACATCCTCCGCAAGGCGGCCAAGTATTTC CGGAGAGACGAACTGGTGAGGGGCCGCTTCCAGTTCGTTGACGACCACCGGGACATCTACGAGGTGAAGCGGCTCTGCCACGTCCTGGACGTGAACCGATCCAGCTACTACAAGTGGCTCGCCGGCGCCGAGGCCCGGGCCGCCCGGCAGCACAAGGACCGGATCCTGGCCGAGGAGATCCGCGAGGTCCACGGCGAGTCCGGCGGCGCCTACGGCTCCCCGCGAGTGACCGCCGAGCTCCGCGAGAAAGGGCGGCGGGTCAACGAAAAGCGGGTCGCCCGGATCATGCGGACGTTCTCCATCACCGGCATCCGCCTGCGCAGACGCGTGCGCACCACCGTCCCGGACCCGGCAGCCTCACCGGTTCCAGATCTGTTCCAGCGGGACTTCACCGCCACCGAGCCGGGGCGGAAGTACATGGGCGACATCACGTATCTCGCGCTCGCAGGCGGGGAGTTCCTCTACCTTGCGACCGTGCTGGACTGCTTCAGCCGCAAGGTCGTCGGCTGGTCCATCGCCGACCACATGCGCACCGACCTGGTCGCCGACGCACTGCGGATGGCAGCCTCGACCCGAGGCGGCCTGGACGGCGCCGTGTTCCACTCCGACCACGGGGCCCAATACGGATCCCGGGCCTTCGCAGGCCTCTGCGACCACCTCGGGGTCACCCGGTCGATGGGCGCAGTCGGCACCAGCGCCGACAACGCGGCCTGCGAAAGCTTCCACGCGTCCCTGAAACGCGAGACCCTCCAGGGCACCCACGACTACGGCGACGCCGACACCTGCCGCAGGACCGTCTTCGCCTGGCTAACCCGCTACAACACCCGCCGCCGACACTCCGCCAACGGCCACCTCAGCCCCAACGAATACGAACACCGACACCACACCGCTACACTCACGCTCGCCGCGTGA
- a CDS encoding DUF6338 family protein gives MPSNLAGLAALLYAAVPGYLYLVRYERHGLRERQGAAREIAELFTVGTFATLAAAAGVLALAEHLPGLTTLDGALSGAAYARSHAWHLVRSGVLVLSLSTLACIVLGELRGRRSGASIWSTAPGTVWAELLKPRRGEADPEVQVLMDDGTLVYGSGHMVSDERDTYYRDVALHHPISIRSPGEDRPQPSDADYVIIPGGHIRLIEITAVPVNRAPGN, from the coding sequence ATGCCCTCCAACCTCGCCGGACTCGCGGCCCTGCTGTACGCGGCCGTCCCCGGCTATCTCTACCTCGTCCGCTACGAACGCCACGGCCTGCGCGAACGCCAAGGCGCGGCACGGGAGATCGCCGAACTGTTCACGGTCGGTACCTTCGCGACATTGGCCGCCGCGGCGGGCGTCCTCGCCCTCGCCGAGCACTTGCCGGGCCTCACCACGCTCGATGGCGCTCTGTCCGGCGCGGCGTACGCCCGCTCGCATGCCTGGCACCTCGTGCGGTCCGGCGTCCTCGTCCTCTCCCTCAGCACGCTCGCGTGCATCGTGCTGGGCGAGCTGCGCGGCCGCCGCAGCGGCGCCAGCATCTGGTCCACCGCGCCGGGCACCGTATGGGCCGAACTCCTCAAGCCCCGGCGCGGCGAGGCAGATCCCGAGGTGCAGGTGCTGATGGACGACGGCACGCTTGTGTACGGCAGTGGACACATGGTCTCCGACGAGCGGGACACCTACTACCGCGACGTCGCCCTGCACCACCCCATCTCGATCCGCAGCCCTGGCGAGGACCGCCCGCAGCCCTCGGACGCGGACTATGTCATCATCCCCGGCGGACACATCCGGCTCATCGAGATCACCGCGGTTCCCGTGAATCGCGCCCCAGGAAATTGA
- a CDS encoding CHAT domain-containing protein, producing the protein MVELHNLATRFFELRAQYWQAADAGRPTGWLFQQLTVLGRRILAVLDRRGGAIPGPVRASDVAGILLDAYGRELTTRQPGVRTYQQVKEHWATAEEFTPHAAPDQLRNFLAGKAQYELQEGRVSEALALVDQATRLPHGPFRPPHGTPPALYGDLRVLRAEALYRLYDAETALEVLAPLETELAAVLPDGPIDETDSEAMRPLTAHLLRGGDGPATATRLLQASTVYFRLLDAKAGALRDTRRPEAAERAYLMHMPLYTASGLPEAGLLQLARCALDRGAVAVACRRLDLAAPLFEYAHAEDGTSMRAHLRLVRGAEYCRMRAEAARLSKADGWWEQALHWCDRGARRTADHPDDSLAVGLHAERARAHHARRDRAGAAGAYHEMTLALDRVLRVPLGHRFDTLHLRFRRPLFEEALAFAEETSDARLCAVVIDLLKARAFSARLSLARSDTRSTPDASADTTERDARHGPDHGAFAELTERVADAERHGSPKEADRWRVERAELLTRIRAIEPRWHLIRDDPPFDPDRLTRFLAAYGTAAPGSNPGRCVALSLYERPDGILALLATPDGRLRTGIRRLGKNALGTLEAHQRELRDKPVLLDFWGHHGIGLADLIPPAFADEIADSGTCLLSPHGRLHTLPWTVVRHHGRHVIRGTAIGIVPNLSCVPLLDHRPDGPVRATLLGVTRQPDGELLPEAQRAVRHLSRYLGADRLRGEPITGHNATVATLRGLLNSGPPVRSRTDVLQIITHGLPAPGAPFGAGIQMTDDMLETGEVLMSRMCFQEVLLTACSTGLRATADRSGGHGALVGPRSRTPRPLELAGDDANALVHAFHEAGAAFVLASPFPMWSRLATHYCVEWIVHRCHGSAPLEAARRAAVALLDEDDSPEQTDKWAGITAYGAR; encoded by the coding sequence GTGGTGGAACTCCACAACCTGGCCACGCGCTTCTTCGAGCTGCGGGCGCAGTACTGGCAGGCAGCTGACGCAGGACGGCCGACCGGATGGCTCTTCCAGCAGCTGACCGTTCTCGGACGACGGATCCTGGCGGTGCTGGACCGGCGCGGCGGCGCTATACCGGGTCCGGTGAGGGCGTCCGACGTTGCGGGCATCCTGCTGGACGCCTACGGTCGCGAGCTGACCACCCGCCAGCCCGGGGTCCGTACGTACCAGCAGGTCAAGGAGCATTGGGCGACGGCCGAGGAGTTCACGCCCCACGCGGCCCCGGACCAGCTCCGCAACTTCCTGGCGGGCAAGGCCCAGTACGAGCTTCAGGAGGGCCGCGTCAGCGAGGCTCTGGCACTCGTGGACCAGGCCACGCGCCTGCCGCACGGCCCTTTCCGGCCACCGCACGGCACACCGCCCGCCCTTTACGGGGACCTGCGGGTGCTGCGGGCCGAGGCGTTGTACCGGCTGTACGACGCCGAAACCGCTCTGGAGGTGCTGGCACCGCTGGAGACGGAACTCGCCGCTGTCCTCCCGGACGGGCCGATCGACGAGACCGACTCCGAAGCGATGCGCCCTCTCACGGCCCACCTCCTGCGCGGTGGGGACGGACCGGCGACGGCCACCCGGCTGCTTCAGGCGTCTACCGTCTATTTCCGGCTGCTGGATGCGAAAGCGGGCGCGCTACGGGACACGCGCCGGCCGGAGGCGGCCGAGCGGGCGTATCTGATGCACATGCCGCTGTATACGGCGTCCGGCCTGCCGGAAGCGGGTCTGCTGCAGCTGGCCCGTTGCGCGCTCGACCGCGGCGCGGTGGCCGTGGCATGCCGACGGCTGGATCTGGCCGCCCCGCTGTTCGAATACGCCCATGCCGAAGACGGGACCTCGATGCGGGCACATCTGCGGTTGGTGCGCGGCGCGGAGTACTGCCGCATGCGTGCCGAGGCGGCCCGACTGTCGAAGGCGGACGGGTGGTGGGAGCAGGCGCTGCACTGGTGTGACCGCGGGGCGCGCCGCACCGCCGACCATCCCGACGACTCCCTCGCGGTCGGCCTGCACGCCGAGCGCGCCCGGGCCCACCACGCCCGTCGGGACCGGGCCGGTGCGGCGGGCGCCTATCACGAGATGACCCTCGCCCTCGACCGGGTGCTGCGCGTGCCGCTCGGCCACCGCTTCGACACTCTGCATCTGCGCTTTCGCCGGCCGCTGTTCGAGGAGGCGCTGGCCTTCGCCGAGGAGACCAGCGACGCACGGCTGTGCGCCGTCGTCATCGATCTGCTCAAGGCCCGCGCCTTCTCGGCCCGGCTGTCCCTGGCCCGCTCGGACACTCGGAGCACACCGGACGCCTCCGCCGACACCACCGAGCGGGACGCACGGCACGGGCCGGACCACGGCGCGTTCGCCGAACTGACCGAACGGGTCGCGGACGCCGAGCGACACGGCTCCCCAAAGGAAGCCGACCGATGGCGCGTCGAGCGAGCCGAGCTGCTAACCAGAATCCGTGCGATCGAGCCTCGCTGGCACCTCATCAGGGACGACCCGCCCTTCGATCCGGACCGGCTCACCCGCTTCCTGGCCGCCTACGGCACTGCCGCCCCAGGCAGCAATCCCGGCCGCTGCGTGGCCCTGAGCCTGTACGAACGCCCCGACGGCATCCTGGCCCTGCTGGCCACACCGGACGGCAGGCTGCGCACGGGCATCCGGCGGCTGGGCAAGAACGCCCTCGGCACGCTGGAGGCACACCAGCGCGAACTCCGGGACAAACCCGTACTCCTGGATTTCTGGGGTCATCACGGCATCGGTCTGGCCGACCTGATCCCCCCGGCCTTCGCCGACGAGATCGCGGACAGCGGTACATGCCTGCTGTCCCCGCACGGACGCCTGCACACCCTGCCCTGGACGGTTGTCCGCCACCACGGCCGCCACGTGATCCGCGGAACGGCCATCGGCATCGTCCCCAACCTGTCCTGTGTGCCGCTCCTGGACCACCGACCCGACGGACCGGTCCGCGCCACACTACTGGGCGTCACCCGACAGCCCGACGGCGAGCTGCTCCCAGAGGCACAGCGGGCGGTGCGCCATCTGTCCAGGTACCTGGGAGCGGACCGGCTACGCGGAGAACCGATCACCGGCCACAACGCCACAGTCGCGACGCTGCGGGGCCTGCTGAACTCCGGGCCGCCCGTCCGCAGCCGTACGGATGTGCTCCAGATCATCACCCACGGCCTGCCCGCACCTGGGGCACCCTTCGGCGCGGGCATACAGATGACCGACGACATGCTCGAAACGGGCGAAGTCCTCATGAGCCGGATGTGCTTCCAGGAGGTGCTGCTCACCGCGTGCAGCACCGGCCTGCGTGCCACGGCCGACCGCAGCGGCGGGCACGGGGCACTCGTCGGGCCGAGGTCCCGGACGCCGCGCCCCCTCGAACTGGCCGGCGACGACGCCAACGCGCTGGTCCACGCCTTCCACGAGGCGGGAGCGGCCTTCGTCCTGGCCAGCCCCTTCCCGATGTGGTCGAGGCTCGCGACCCACTACTGCGTCGAGTGGATCGTCCACCGCTGCCACGGCAGCGCCCCGCTGGAAGCCGCCCGACGGGCCGCGGTGGCACTGCTGGACGAAGACGACTCACCTGAGCAGACCGACAAGTGGGCCGGCATCACGGCCTATGGAGCAAGGTGA
- a CDS encoding response regulator transcription factor, which produces MIRVLLVHDTWLMRSALTALLESAEGIEASSACWESAPDHAHSLQPDLCVVDADCPGSSRLPEHPTGQRCELLVLATSCRPGVLRRAAQARALGFVNKDASPTVLLNAIRLVAAGKRYVDASLAPDLVQAADMKLTPRELSVLALAAEGASVPETAGTLRLSKGTVRNYMSAIIRKTNARNWADAVRISSGAGWV; this is translated from the coding sequence ATGATCCGGGTGTTACTGGTGCACGACACATGGCTTATGCGTTCGGCCCTGACCGCGCTGCTGGAATCTGCGGAGGGCATCGAGGCGTCGTCCGCCTGCTGGGAGAGCGCCCCTGACCACGCTCACTCGCTGCAGCCCGACCTTTGCGTGGTGGACGCGGACTGTCCCGGGTCCTCCCGGTTACCGGAGCATCCAACGGGACAGAGATGCGAACTGCTCGTCCTGGCCACCTCGTGCCGGCCCGGCGTGCTGCGCCGTGCCGCCCAGGCCAGGGCGCTGGGTTTCGTGAACAAGGATGCGTCGCCGACCGTGTTGCTGAACGCGATCAGGCTTGTGGCGGCCGGGAAGCGGTACGTCGACGCCTCGCTCGCTCCGGACCTCGTCCAGGCGGCCGATATGAAGCTGACTCCACGTGAGCTGAGCGTGCTGGCGCTCGCTGCGGAGGGCGCGTCCGTCCCTGAGACCGCCGGTACCCTGCGGTTGAGCAAGGGAACCGTGCGGAACTACATGTCCGCAATCATCCGCAAGACCAACGCCCGTAACTGGGCGGACGCCGTACGCATTTCGAGCGGGGCGGGTTGGGTGTAG
- a CDS encoding ABC transporter ATP-binding protein, with translation MTGSRLLPQALRFLGRRKRVLLKLTGWSLLESAHTFLGGYGVAMALDRGFLAGRTGTGLAWLAVAALAVVIGGLATGGVFRGLADLVEPLRDGLVRRVVTRSLDEALAEPALAADSAVVSRMTNQTEIARDSFAGLVLVARSFVFTSVGALFGLAALAPALLVVVVPPLVTGLLLFLATLAPMAARQHDFLCADEALAAQFGSVAQGLRDVVACGAGAPMAARTHVLIEQEAKAARSLARWASARSLSLGMAGHLPVVLLLVAAPWLRRQGVTAGALLGALTYLTQALLPALHHLMSTLGAAGTRLLVVLGRLSRVPGPRLAVPPPAGTPERPAQAPAHPDVPRVELRAVTFAYGAAAQPVLRGLEVTIEPGEHLAVVGPSGIGKSTLTCLLAGLLEPDEGEVRLHGRPAHAQAGRGAAPSRLRVLIPQQAYVFTGSLYENLLYLCPDGAPRSAVEASSEAVGLGTLVHQLGGFDAQVEPAALSHGERQLIALARAHVSPAPLVILDEATCHLDPAAEARAEQAFAERPGTLIVVAHRISSARRADRILVLDGLTAACGSHQELIDRSPLYRDLVGRWHAEKN, from the coding sequence ATGACGGGCTCACGGCTCCTTCCGCAGGCCTTGCGCTTCCTCGGCCGCCGCAAACGCGTGCTGCTGAAGCTCACTGGCTGGTCTCTGTTGGAATCGGCCCATACCTTCCTCGGCGGATACGGCGTGGCGATGGCGCTGGACCGGGGCTTTCTCGCCGGCCGTACCGGCACCGGACTGGCGTGGCTGGCGGTGGCCGCGCTGGCCGTCGTCATCGGCGGCCTGGCCACCGGCGGTGTCTTCCGAGGGCTGGCCGACCTCGTCGAACCACTGCGGGACGGCCTGGTGCGCCGGGTGGTGACACGCTCGCTGGACGAGGCATTGGCCGAACCGGCGCTCGCCGCTGACAGCGCGGTGGTCTCCCGGATGACCAACCAGACGGAGATCGCACGGGACAGCTTCGCGGGGCTGGTGCTCGTGGCCCGGTCCTTCGTCTTCACCTCGGTCGGGGCGCTCTTCGGTCTTGCTGCGCTCGCTCCCGCCCTGCTGGTCGTCGTGGTGCCACCACTGGTGACAGGGCTGCTTCTCTTTCTGGCCACGCTGGCGCCGATGGCCGCCCGACAACACGACTTCCTCTGTGCCGACGAGGCTCTGGCGGCACAGTTCGGATCGGTGGCTCAGGGGCTGCGCGATGTGGTGGCCTGCGGCGCCGGGGCACCCATGGCGGCACGGACCCACGTGCTGATCGAACAGGAGGCCAAGGCGGCACGGTCCCTGGCCCGGTGGGCGAGTGCCCGCTCCCTTTCACTCGGCATGGCCGGACACCTTCCGGTGGTCCTGCTGCTGGTCGCCGCCCCCTGGCTGCGGCGTCAGGGCGTCACGGCGGGCGCTCTGCTCGGCGCGCTGACGTATCTGACGCAGGCTCTGCTGCCCGCCCTGCACCACCTGATGAGCACACTTGGCGCGGCCGGCACCAGGCTCCTCGTCGTCCTCGGCCGGCTGTCCCGCGTGCCGGGTCCTCGCTTGGCCGTACCGCCGCCCGCGGGCACCCCCGAGCGACCGGCGCAGGCACCGGCACACCCGGACGTACCGCGGGTCGAACTGCGTGCGGTGACCTTCGCCTACGGCGCGGCGGCGCAGCCCGTGCTACGCGGCCTGGAAGTGACGATCGAGCCCGGCGAGCACCTCGCCGTGGTGGGCCCCAGCGGCATCGGCAAGTCCACGCTGACCTGCCTGCTCGCCGGCCTGCTCGAACCGGACGAGGGCGAGGTGCGGCTCCACGGCCGGCCGGCGCATGCGCAAGCCGGTCGTGGAGCCGCCCCCTCCCGGCTGCGCGTGCTCATCCCGCAGCAGGCTTACGTCTTCACCGGCAGCTTGTACGAGAACCTGCTCTATCTGTGCCCGGACGGAGCTCCGCGGTCGGCGGTGGAAGCCTCGTCGGAGGCGGTCGGCCTCGGCACCCTCGTGCACCAGCTCGGCGGGTTCGACGCGCAGGTCGAACCCGCGGCCCTGTCGCACGGCGAAAGGCAGCTCATCGCACTCGCACGGGCGCATGTCTCACCCGCGCCACTCGTCATCCTGGACGAGGCCACCTGCCACCTCGATCCGGCGGCCGAGGCCCGGGCAGAACAGGCCTTCGCCGAGCGGCCCGGGACGCTGATCGTGGTTGCCCACCGGATCAGTTCGGCTCGGCGTGCCGACCGGATACTGGTGCTCGACGGCCTCACGGCCGCGTGCGGGAGCCATCAGGAACTGATCGACCGGTCCCCGCTGTACCGTGACCTGGTGGGACGCTGGCACGCCGAGAAGAACTGA
- a CDS encoding ABC transporter ATP-binding protein — protein sequence MAPTPRPAPPRNAAQLPPLADASGVLTGAARHSASRIFALFLFSAASAAAAVALPAALGRTLDLLLEDAAGVERALVLCAVLVAAEVLFDALEALVGGATSARTTAWLRRCGADHLLSLAPHRAADRFTPGDLVTRLTGNAAEAGTAPTTAAIGLASVLVPVGGLICLSLIDLWLVVVFLAGIPLLALLLRGFAHGSSHSVSQYQRVQADIAGRLLEALGGARTVAAAGTAERELARVLAPLSELSAQGRRMWQVYGRASVGSGILVPLLTTMVLAVGGVRLAGGSLSVGDLLAASRYAALAAGLGAVVGQLNSLLRSRAAARRIADMLALPAVRHGGRPLPADGPGRVELRSVTVSRGGVPVLRGVDLVVPGGTTMAVVGRSGAGKSTLAAIAGRLADPDDGVVLLDGVPLTEADPSELRREVGYAFERPVLFGETVGAAIGFGQYEPTAGEIGASARAAGADTFVRLLPGGYAAPLTDAPLSGGELQRLGLARAFAHAGRLLILDDATSSLDSITELHVGRALVHDVRTGTRLLIAHRVSSAARADLVAWVEDGRVRAVGPHASLWEEPDYRAVFADTVRDTGGS from the coding sequence ATGGCCCCGACGCCCCGGCCCGCCCCTCCCCGGAACGCAGCGCAACTCCCACCCCTCGCCGACGCTTCCGGCGTGCTGACCGGTGCGGCACGGCACAGCGCGAGCCGTATATTCGCCCTCTTCCTGTTCAGCGCGGCATCTGCCGCCGCGGCCGTCGCGCTGCCCGCCGCGCTCGGGCGAACACTCGACCTGCTGCTCGAAGACGCCGCGGGGGTGGAGCGGGCCCTCGTACTGTGCGCCGTCCTGGTCGCCGCCGAGGTCCTTTTCGACGCCCTGGAGGCGCTGGTCGGTGGCGCGACCAGCGCCCGCACCACCGCCTGGCTGCGCCGCTGCGGAGCCGACCACCTCCTCTCCCTCGCGCCGCACCGTGCCGCCGACCGCTTCACCCCGGGCGACCTGGTGACCCGGCTGACCGGCAACGCCGCCGAGGCGGGCACGGCGCCCACCACGGCGGCCATCGGTCTGGCCTCGGTCCTCGTCCCGGTCGGCGGTCTGATCTGTCTGTCGCTCATCGACCTCTGGCTGGTCGTTGTCTTCCTCGCCGGGATCCCCCTGCTGGCACTGTTGTTGCGGGGCTTCGCACACGGGTCCTCCCACAGCGTCTCCCAGTACCAGCGCGTGCAGGCGGACATCGCCGGCCGCCTCCTCGAGGCCCTCGGCGGTGCGCGTACCGTCGCTGCGGCCGGGACCGCCGAGCGTGAACTCGCCCGCGTGCTGGCGCCGCTGTCCGAGCTGTCCGCGCAGGGGCGGCGCATGTGGCAGGTCTACGGACGCGCATCGGTCGGCAGCGGGATTCTGGTGCCCCTGCTCACCACGATGGTCCTGGCCGTCGGCGGGGTGCGGCTGGCCGGCGGAAGCCTGTCCGTGGGCGACCTGCTTGCGGCCTCCCGCTACGCCGCCCTCGCCGCCGGCCTGGGCGCGGTGGTCGGACAGCTCAACTCCCTCCTGCGCAGCCGCGCCGCGGCCCGCCGCATTGCCGATATGCTCGCCCTTCCCGCCGTACGCCACGGAGGGCGTCCACTGCCCGCCGACGGTCCCGGGCGCGTCGAGCTGCGATCGGTCACCGTCAGCCGGGGCGGTGTTCCCGTGCTTCGCGGGGTGGATCTGGTCGTGCCCGGTGGCACGACGATGGCAGTCGTCGGGCGCTCCGGCGCGGGCAAGTCCACTCTCGCCGCCATCGCCGGACGGCTGGCCGACCCGGACGACGGGGTGGTGCTGCTGGACGGCGTACCGCTGACCGAGGCCGATCCGTCGGAGCTGCGCCGGGAGGTCGGCTACGCCTTCGAACGGCCGGTCCTGTTCGGCGAAACGGTCGGCGCAGCCATCGGGTTCGGACAGTACGAGCCCACAGCGGGCGAGATCGGGGCCTCCGCCCGGGCGGCGGGGGCCGACACGTTCGTCCGGCTTCTGCCCGGCGGGTACGCGGCGCCGCTGACCGACGCACCCCTGTCGGGCGGAGAACTGCAACGACTCGGGCTGGCAAGGGCCTTCGCCCACGCCGGCCGATTGCTGATCCTCGACGACGCCACCTCCAGCCTCGACAGCATCACCGAACTCCACGTCGGCCGGGCACTCGTACACGACGTCCGGACCGGTACCCGGCTGCTGATCGCTCACCGTGTCTCCTCGGCGGCGCGTGCCGACCTGGTCGCATGGGTCGAAGACGGCCGCGTCCGCGCGGTGGGCCCGCACGCAAGCCTGTGGGAAGAGCCCGACTACCGCGCCGTGTTCGCGGACACCGTCCGGGACACGGGCGGGAGTTGA
- a CDS encoding SapB/AmfS family lanthipeptide, with protein sequence MALLDLQTMETPKSEATGELATGGSRASLLLCGDSSLSVTTCN encoded by the coding sequence ATGGCACTTCTCGACCTGCAGACGATGGAAACCCCCAAGTCCGAGGCCACCGGCGAGCTCGCGACCGGCGGCAGCCGCGCGAGCCTGCTGCTCTGCGGTGACAGCAGCCTGAGCGTCACCACCTGTAACTGA